A segment of the Synechococcus sp. CBW1002 genome:
CCTTTGTGGTGCTGGGCTGCGGCCGCGATCGCGGCACCCTGGAGCGTTTTCTGGCGGTGCTGCTGCCCCTGCGACAGCAGTGGCCGGCGGCTGAGGGGCTTTGGGTGGGCCCGGTGGCGCCGTTGCTGCCGCTGCCAGGCTTGCACTGCCTGCCGCGGCTCGACATCGAGGCGGCACTGCAGCGGGCCGCTGCTTTTGTGCTCAGCACCGGCGGGCGATCCAATCCCGGCGAGAGCTACGGGCTGGTGGCGGCCGACGCGGTGCGGCAGGCGGTGCCCGTGATCGATTTCGGCCAGCCGCTGGGCCTGCGGGAGTGGCTGCCGGGCTATCCGGAAGGGTGCCGGCTGCGGGAGCCGGCCGAGGCCGTGGCCCTGCTGCTGGAGCTGGCGGCAGATGGGGCACGAGCCAGGGCCCTGCGCCAGAAACTCGCCGAGCAGGCCCGCGTCTTCCGTTCCCGCGACGATCAAGCCTGGCGGGCGGGCGTGGACGCGGTGGTGGAGCTTCTGGAGGCAGCGTTCAAAGGTGCCAGATGCACGCAATAGCGCTCAGATTCTCAGAAACGCCAGAATCTATCAGAACCGAATATTGATCATCGAACGCAGATACAGCAGCGGGCGGGTGGTGATCGCATCGCCCATGTCGCACTCGCGGCAGGCAGGGATGTTGACGTTCTTGCCGTAATCGCTGTTCTGGATCAGGTTGCCGATGCCGGGGGTGATGGTCCAACCCCACTCGCGGATCGGCTGCCAGCTGACCGATACATTCAGATTGCGACCGGTCCATTCGGTGATCAGGTTGAGCTGATCGGTCACGGCCAGGGCGACGGAGCCGATCGGATAGAACCTGCCCCATTCGGTGCCCTTGAGAAAGGCATCACGGGTTTTCTCAGGGGAGCAGGCGGTGAACCAGCAGCCGGCATCCTTGGCACTCTGGATCTGGGCGCTGATCACCTGATCAAGCGGGCGGAACTGGCCGTTGCCGGCACCCACGGTGAGGTAAAGATCGGGGAACCAGCGGATGCCGTCGTCGAAGGGATCGGTGGGCGGTGGCTTGAGCGGAATGCGGTGGGAGATCACGCCGAAGGCGCTCTTGGGGCGATCGGCAGCCTTGTTCCCGGAGCCGCCCCAGCGAATCAGGCCTTCGGCGCCGAGCTTGATGGCAGTGTTGGGGCCAAGGTTGCGGCTGATGGCGAAGCCGGTCTGGTTGCCGTTGAGGAAGTCACCCCGTTCTCCGGCGCGGATCGTGTTCTGGGTGAACTGGGTGACCAGCACCGAAACGGCCCGGGTGGGATCACCGAATCCGATGTAGGAATCCAGCACGGCCTCGCCGACGTCGCGGATTGATTCGGAGGTGATGGTGGGGTAGTTGATGCACTGCTTCGATTCAATTGTGCAATCGGAGCCTGAAAAGCCGACGCCGGCCATGAATCCCTTGGGCCCGAAGGCCATCGGCACGATCGTGCTGATCGAGGGATACCAGCGATCCCCGCGGTAGAGATCGCGGAAGCCGCCGTAGGTGGGCAGGGTGGGGGCTGCGGCCACGGGGATGGGCTCCGGTTCCGGTTCACCGGCGATCGAGCCATCGGGCAGCACCTCGATGTGTTCGCCAGCCGCCACCGGCTGCCAAGCCGGAGCGGCGGGCGACGCTGATCCAGCTGGAGTTGCTGCTGTGTCAGGCGTTGGGGTGCCTGCGGCCTTGGGCGCCACCGGCACGGCTTCCCAGCGCAGGCCGGTCGACACGGGAGGAGGAGGGCCGGGCAATGGCTGCCAGACCAGCTGAGCCTGGGAGGGCAGGTCGAGGCCGAGGGTACTCAGACCAAGCGAGCTCAGACCCAGCTGCAGGATTCGCTGGAATACGCAGGTCTTTGGCTGCATCTCAGTACCCCACCGGTGCCCCATCTCAGCGATCGATCCAGCTGATTAGCCGCTGGCCGACGCGGCGCAGGGAGCGGCCAGGGGCGCGCTGCGTGCTCCTGGAGGTGGCTTCCCCCTCTTCCCCTTCGGCAGCAGACGCGGCGGCGCCGTAGTAGGCCGCGGCGGTGAGGGTGTCGTAGCCGCCATAGCCGTAACGCCCATAGCCGTAACGCCCGTAGCCATAGCCGTAGCGGCTGCCGGCCTCGCTGCGCTGCTTCACGGCGTTGGTCACCAGGCCCAGCAGCGGCACACCGGCACTGCGGATGCGGGCCATCGCTTCACGGGGAAGGTCGCGATCCACCTTCTCGAGGCTGACCAGCAGCAGCAGGCCATCGAGATGTTCCGCCACCAGGGCGGCATCGGCCAGGCCCAGCACCGGCGGGGTGTCGTAAAGGATCAGATCGAAGCGATCCGAGGCGGCCAGGTCTGTGATCAGCTGGCGCATGCGGGCGGAGCTGAGCAGGCGAGCCGGATCGGGGGGGCGGCGGCCCGCCGTGATCACCTGCCAGTTGTCGTGGCCCGGCACCGGTTGGAGCAGGGAGCTCCAGTCGGCGGTGTCGCCGGTGAGCAGATGGCTGAGGCCGAGCAGGTTGTCGAGCCCGAGGCGGGTGTGCAGCTGGGGCTTGCGCAGATCGGCATCCACCAGCAGCACCCGCTGGCCCAGCTCGGCCAGGGTCTTGGCGAGCAGCACGTTCACCAGACTCTTGCCTTCGGCCGGCAGGGAACTGGTAAGGGCGAGGGAGCGCAGCGGTTGGTCGGTGTTGAGGAAGCGGAGGCTGGTGAAGAGGTTGCGGAAGGCCTCCTGGTAGAAGAAGCGCTGATAGCCGAGCTGCTTGCTGTCAGCGGCGCCCTTTGCGGCTGGGGCTGCTGCAGCGGATGGGCTGGCGGCGGAGCCCGTGGCGCTGGCCGGAACGATTTCCTCGAGCATGAAGTGGCTGTCTTCGCGCACGCCGCGGAACAGGGGGATGTGGGGGATGTGGGCCAGGAGGGGCTCCTGGAGGGTCTCCTTCACCTCGGCCGGGCTGCGGTAGACATGATCGAGGCGGTCGCGCAGCACTCCCACGCCCGCTCCGGCGGCGGCGGCCAGCAGGGCGGCCTGCAGCAGACCCTTGGACAGGGAGGGCTCAACGGGAACCGGATTCATGCGGGCCGGAGCGATCACCCGCCAGGGAACGGTGCGCTGGGCCAGCTCCAGCCGGAAAGTGGAGCGGGTGCTGCTGAGGCCGCTGAGGTTGTCGAGGGCGAGCTGCAGCCGCTGCTCCAGTTCCTCGTACTCACGGATCAGCTGGGGCTGGCGGCGGAAGGTGCCGGTGAGGGCCGCCAGCTGGCTCTGGTTGGCAACGCTGGCCTGCCGGTTGAGGGCCAGGGCCGCATCCACCGCCTCCAGCTGGCTGCTGCGCACCTTGCGGTTGAGCCCTTCGCGCCGGGCCTGGAGGCCCTGCACTCGATCCGACTGGGGGGTGAAGCGGGCGCGGGCCTCGGCCAGCTCCTGATCGAGTTGCTGGAGCTGGTCGAGCCAGGGCTGGCTGCTGGCGGCAACCGAAAGGCCATTGCCCGAACTGCCGCTGCTGGTGCTGCTGCTCATGCTGCCGTTGGAATCGCCGGAGCCGCCGGCGCCGATCGCTTCCTGAAAACCCTGGGCGGTGAGGGTGCCGTTGCGGATGGCCTGGCTGGCCTTCAGCAGCCGGTTGCGTTGATCTTCGAGGCTGCGACCGTGAGCCTGAAGGGTAAGCATCTCCTGCTTGATCGCCTCGCCTTCGGCGGTGGGTTCGATCAGGTCGTGGCGCACGCGGAAGGCCGCCCGCTCGGCCTGGAGACGATCGGCAGTGCTCTGGAGGGCTGGAGCCTGGAGGTCAAGAAAGCGAAGGCCTTCCTGGAGCTGCTCCTGGCGTTGGTCGAGGGAATACTGCATATAACGGTTGGCCAGTTCCTCCAGAAGCGTCTGGTCCTGGGCGGGATCACCGCCTCTGAGAGTGACTCTGAGAACCCCTTGGGCGACATTGGAACGATCGCGGGTGCCGCTGCCACCGTTGGTTACGCTGATGCGTTGACCCAGAGACTGGGTGGAGAGACCACGTCTTTCAGCCAGCTCCTTCAGGAGAAGGGGACTGCGCAACACCTCGATCAGGGTAGGCGTGTCGTTGGACGTGGTATTGAGGGCGAGGGCCTGAAAGGTGGAGGCGGTGCCCAAATCCCGGCCGGAAGACTGATCATTCTCGTTGCTGACCGGGTCGGTGATCAGCAGATCGAAAGAGCCCTCGAAGACCGGGAACAGCAGCCGCTGCCGCACGGAGAGGCCGGCGGCGATCAGAAACACCATGGCGCTGGTGAGCAGCACCAGGCGGTGGCGGCGCCGCAGGGCGGCAAAGATCTCGCGGAGATTGAGGGCTTCGCGGCCATTGTCTACCAGGCTCTCACCAAGCGGCACCAGGGGAAACCCCTGGGGAATGGAGAGGGTGGGCGAGGTGCCGCGGGAGGTCAGGTTGGTCATGGCAGCCAGCCTGGCCAGGTCTGCCGAAGAGTAGGCAGCCCCCTGGCCGCGGCTAGACGGCCATGGGACACTTTCTGCAGTTTCTACCTCGACCCGTGCGCGGCATAGCCCTGGCTCTGGCGATCGCGACGGGCCTGAGTCATCCTGACTCGGTGCTGGCGCAGGCCGCTGATCGGCTTGAACAACCTGCCCCGCAGGCCAATCTGCAAGACGATGCCTACATCCTCGGCCCTGGCGATGGCCTGGAGCTGAAGCTGTTCGATGTGCCGGATCTGTCCGGTCCGCTCGATGTGCTCAACGACGGCACCGTGAGCCTGCCGCTGGTGGGCAGTGCGCGGGTGGTGGGGCTCACCCTGTCGCAGGCGCACCAGTGGCTGCTCACCCTGTACCGGGCCCAGCTGCAGCGGCCGGAGCTGCAGCTGCAGGTGGTGCGGCCGCGCCCCCTGCGGATTGCGGTGGTGGGTGAGGTGGAGCGGCCGGGGGTGTACACCCTCACCACCAGTGAAACCTCCCAGACCGAAGGGGCGCCGGCCGCGATCAGCGGCCTGCCCACGGTGGTGGATGCGATCCAGAAGGCCGGCGGCATCACCCTCCATGCCGACCTGCGCCAGGTGGCGCTGCAGCGGCGGCTGCCGGGGGAGACACCCAGCTTCAAGCGGGCCTCGCTGAACCTGATGGATCTGCTGATGGCCGGCGATCTGCTGCAGAACCCGCTGCTGTTTGATGGCGACACGATCCGGGTGCCGAAGGCGCAGGAGCCGGTGCCGGAATCGATCGAGCTGGCGGCCACCAACCTGTCGCCTCAGCAGATCAACGTGAATGTGATCGGTGAGGTGAAGAGCCCGGGCCGGATCCCGCTGCCGGCCAACACGCCCCTGGTGCAGGCGGTGCTGGCGGCGGGGGGGCTGGAGACCTGGCGAGGCAAGAAGAGCGACATCCAGCTGGTGCGGCTGAATCGCAACGGCACCGCCACCCGTGAGCGTTTCAACCTGGATCTGAGCCAGGGCGCCTCGAATCCGAAGAACCCGCCCCTGCGCGACAACGACACCGTGATCGTGAGCCGCAGCTCCCTGGCGGTGCTCTCCGATGCGATCGGCGCGGTGAGCACGCCGGTGTCGGGGCTGGTGAATGTGTGGAGCCTGTTCCGGCTGATCTCCGATACCAACAACTGAGTGGGGCAACCGAGTGGGGCCAATCACCGGCCGGTTTCGGCTCACCTGGGCGTTGCGCGAGGAGCTGGCGATCGGGCCGGGGCCCTGGGCGGATCGCCATCTGCTGCGGCTGCGGCAGGAGGGGATCCGTGGCGTGCTCAGCCTCTGCGCCTGGGAGGAGCTGCCGCCGCCGGCCGGGCTGCGTGAGCAGTTCCACACCCGGCGGGTGGTGCTGCCGGATCACCGCAGTGGCCGCTGGCCACGGCCGGAGGAGCTGGAGCAGGCCCTGGCGGCCCTGGCCGACCTGGCGGAGCTGGGGCCGGTGTTTGTGCACTGTGTGGCGGCCCGGGAGCGCTCGCCGCTGGTGTGTCTGGCCTGGCTGATGCGGCACAGGGGCCTGAGCCTGCAGCAGGGGCTGGATTACCTGCTGCAGGTGCACCCGGGAACCAGCCCGCTGCCGCAGCAGTTGCGGGCCCTCACCGGCCTTTTTGAGGCGTGATCGCTAGGAGTTTGTCGCCCGAAACCAGCAGCGCCAGCGAGCACAAGAACTTGCTGAGCCAATGGTCTTGGTTACCGGCATCTCAATGCCGGTGATTCCGGCCAATCTTCGGTTGCCGCACTGGCAGCCAGAGGGGCTGTCCCCTCAAGCTGCCAGTGCTGCTTTGAACCTGAACAACTTGTTGATGTTGTGGGTCAGGCACCAGAGCGCCCATTCACCGTTCACGTTGTCCAGGCCGCGCAGGAGAAAGCGGCGCAGTCCACGGCATTCCTTGGTCTGACCAAAGACGGGCTCCACGATCGTCTTGCGCCTGGCGTAGATCTCGCGTCCTTTCTTGCAGCGCAGCTTGCGGTTCATCCGGCCCTTGGCATCCAGGTTTTTGGGGATGGGGCCACGGGTTGGTGCTGGCGGCTGGCCGTGCTTCTCCCTGCCGGTCGCGATGTGGGGATCGACCCCCCGTGCCGCGCAGGCCTCGGCGTTGGCCTCGCTCCAGTAGCCGGCATCCGCGATCAACGTTTTCGGGAGCTGAGCGGTGTTGGCAATGGTGCGCTCAAGCAACGGTTCGAGATGCTCCACATCAGGCGGCTGGTTGCTGACGCCGATGGCCACGATCACCTGGTAATCCCCATCCACGGCTGCTTGGCAGTTGTAGCCCTGAATCCAGTTCCCATCACTCTTCATGATGTGGCTGGCTGGATCAGTGTAGGCGCAGCCTTCCGCGCAGCGGTGATTGCGCTGGCTGCCTTTTGTCGGTGTGCCGCAAGCCTTGTGCGCCAGGCCGCGATGGGGCATCTGATCGGCGGCCAGCGGCTCAAGATCAGGTGGTCCCAGGCCCGCCTCGTTGGCCTTGGCGATCGCCAGATCTTTTGCCGCAGCTGCCTTCTCGACTACGCGATCGGCTGTCTTGCTGCATTCTTGCCGTTGCTGCTCGGGCCCCTCTTCCGCGGCCTTCGCTGCCGCTGCCGCCTGCTCCTGCCGTTCCCGTGCAGCGGCAGCCGCGGTTTCAGCCTCCAGTTCCCGGCGAGCTTGGCGGATCCTCTCCAGCCGGTCTTCTCGGCGGCTCAGTGCCTCAGGCAGGTCGCTGCCGCGTTTGCCCTTGCCGTAGCGGCCATCCTCCTGGGCGTCGAGGATCTCGGCCTTGCGCAGCAGCTCCCTGATCTCCTGCTCCAACTGCTCCTCGGATTTGAGCATCCGCTGGTGGCTCATGGCCATTGATGATTTCGGGACCCCACCAGCGCGGGCCTGACCCTGCTCATGGCGGACCTTCTCCAGTTTGGGGTGGTGTCTTTCACAAGACCTGTCGGTCCGTGCGGTGGGGCAACCAGCCGGGAAGTCCCGTGACCTCATAGGAGTCCGACGTTCCCGTCCCGTCAATGGCCTGTCCGTCTGCCCGGTTGGTTGCACCCCCTCCCGTCCCCAGCAGTCATGAGCGCAGCGACAGCACATGCCCCCGAGATCAGCACTGGCCACGATGTGGTGGTCGGCATTGACACCCACAAACTCACGCACATGGCGGTGGCCCTGGGCGCCAATGGCGGCTGGCTGGGCAGCCTCAAGCTGGATGCCAAACGCAGTGGCTACCAGGAGCTGATCCGCTGGGCCGCAGCATTCGGCTCCAACCCGGTATTCGCCGTGGAGGGAACCGGTTGCTACGGCGCCGGGCTCTGCCGCGCCCTGCAGGCCGCAGGGATGGCAGTGGTAGAAGTGAACCGGCCGGATCGCTCCACGCGGCGGCGCATCGGTAAGGACGACACCATCGATGCGGAGGCCGCAGCACGGGCCTGTATCGCCGGAACGGCCAGCGTCATCCCCAAGGCGGGCGACGCTTTGGTGGAGATGATCCGCATGCTCAAGGTGGCCAAGGATTCGGCCACCGCGAACCGCACCGCAGCCCTCAATCAGCTGCACGCCATCGTGGTGACGGCGCCGGCAGCGTTGCGGGAACGGCTGCAGCGGCTCAAGAGAAAGGAGCTGCTCGAAAGCTGCACAGGCCTGCGTTCTGGCGAGATCACCACCCCTCAGGCGGCCGCCAAGATGACCCTGCGCATCCTGGCGCGCCGCATCCAGCAGCTGGATGAGGAGCTCAAGGAAACCGTCACGCAGCTGGATCGACTGACCATGCAGCTGTGCCCCGAGCTGCGGAACACCTACGGCGTGGGTGTGGACATCAGTGCCACCCTCGTTGTGGCAGTTGGCGACAACCAGGAACGGATGAAATCCGAGGCGTCATTCGCTGCCCTCTGTGGCGTCAATCCACTGCCCGCCAGTTCGGGCAAGGTGGTGCGGCACCGGCTGAACCGCAGCGGCAACCGCCAGGCCAACTGCGCCCTGCACCGCATCGTGATCTGCCGGCTGCAGCGGCATCAGCAGACCCGGGAGTACGTCGAACGACGCACGGCAGAAGGACGCTCGATGAAGGAGATCATCCGCTGCCTCAAGCGGTTCGTCGCCCGCGAGGTGTTCGGCATCCTGCGCGGCGGTCCCGCCGTTCGCACCGCAACGGCCTGATCGCCAGCAGGATTGCTCCAGTAGCCCAGGCTCCTGGCAGATCCGTTGCCTGCCGTGGGGCGGCAGGCAACGGATCTGCCAGAACGAGAGCCGGCCGGTGGTTCACTCCTCCACGGGGATCAGCACGTCGAGCACCTCGGACAGCAACGCCTGGCCAGGCTTCTCCGGCACGACCAGCACGACGGCTTTGGCCTCGCTCACGTCGCTGTCGTCGGCCATGGCCTCGCCATCGGCCTCCCAGGTCTCCAGTGCCGCATCCAGCCAGCGGGCCTTTGTCTCCAGGAAGGCGATGGCATCGTCGGGGCTCCAGCGGGCATCGTTGCCGCGACAGGGATAGCGCTGCAGGAGCTCGAGGATGCCGATCTCCTGCAGCTCCGGAGTGGCGGAGGGATCGCGCACGAGCACGGTGTCGGGATCGGTGGCGTTGTCGATCAGCTTCTGGTTGTCGCTGCGATCGTCGCCATCCTCCAGCTCCTGCCAATCCAAGAGATTCAGCGCCCTCTCCTGCACGGCCTGCACATCGACCACAGGAACCTGCCGTGCGGCGCTCCCTTGGCTGGGATCGTCGGCCAGGTGCAGCAAGCCATCAGCCGCTCTGCAGATCTGCTGCAGCGACAGCGATGAACCCAGGGCGGCCATCACACACTCAGCCAGCTCATCGAGGGAGAGATCAGGACCGTCCTCTGCCCTACGGACCTGGTCGATGGCCTCCCACAGCAGCAGCTCGCTGGAGGTGGTGACGGGTTCCACGGCGTGGCCAGCGCTGGTTCACGGCCATCGTGGCTGAGCTGGTCAGCACTGCCACCTCGATGGCGCTCAGCCGGAGCGTCCGGGGGCTTGACAGTCCATAGGAGTGTCTTGTGTTTGGAGGCATTGGCCTTCACCTTGGTGCCATCCAGCGCCACCTGTCCCAGGCTCACCATGCCGGCCTTCTGGCACAGGCGCAGGATCTGCACAAACAGCTCCTCCAGGGCTCCAAGATGGCGGCGGCGGAAGTCGCTGATGCGGCTGTGGTCCGGCTGCTGGTTGCCGGTCAGCACCCGGAAAGCCGCATCCTCATGGCAGGCCCGCTCGATCTTGCGAGACGAGGCCATGCCGATGCAGTAGGCATACAGCAACAGCAGCGTCAGCATCCTGGGGTCATACCCCTTCTCACCGCGGGCATCCTTCTGCCGGGCGGGAGACATGATCAGCGCAAAGTCCAGTTCCTCCACCAGCTCCAGCAGGAAGAACACCAGGTGATCGCTCGGCAGCCAGTCGATTGGCGACGGCGGCATCAAGCTGGTCTGTCCCGGAGTCCAGGGCCGGAAGGTCTTGGGCTTGCTCATACCCCATCTTATCGGCCAGATCCATTGCAGCCAATGAGATCTGGGCAGATTCAGGGGCGTCTGTGGAGCATGCGGGCGGTGATCTATGCGCGACAGGCTCCTAGCCGGGCCTGCGGTTTGCTGTATATTCAATCCATGGCTGCCTTCGGGAGGTCAAGGGTCAGACGGCTGGTGTTAATCAGGTCGGCCCATTATGCAAATGATGCATAGTTGCGTCATTCGCATAAGTTTTTGCGTTATCTTTGTCTCTCCAACTCTGAAATTCAGTGGTGCTGCTGCTGGTCACGGGAGTGCGCCAGTTCCGGCGGATGGAGCAGCGATTTGCGGATGTGATCTGACTGCACCATCAACTGGACTTCATGACATGGCCCGCCGTCAGGCCCTCGCTGACCTTCTTTCACGACCTCGATTGGCCATCCCCCATGGCCCAGGCGCCGCCGCTGTCCATCGCAAGGCAGAACTGCCTTACAGTTAGGCCAAGGACACTCTTTCGCCATGGCGACCCGTCAGGCTTCATCTCGTGGTGCATCACTCACGGTCACCAGCAAGGGCCAGGTGACCTTGCGCAAGGAGCTACTCGCCCATCTCGGCGTTGAGCCCGGCCAGCGGATTGATGTGGAGGTGCTGCCCGGTGGGCGATTGGAGCTCCATGCCGAACAGGCGACCGGCACGATCGATGGTTTTATCGGTCTGCTGGCTGGGCGCAGCAGCCATCGGGCCAGCTTGCGGGAGCTCCAGGACGCCATGACGGCTGGTTGGGCTGGCCGGTGAAGATCACGGCCGATACCAACGTCCTGGTACGCGCGCTGGTGCAGGACGATCCAGACCAAGCCAGTGCCGCGAGCGCCCTGCTGGAGCGGGCGGAATTGGTGGCGATCCCCCTCCCTGTGCTGTGCGAATTGGTGTGGGTGCTGCGGCGGATGTATCGCTTCAGCACCTGCGACTGCATCGGCGCCATCGAAGCGCTGCTGGCCAGCGAAAGTGTGCGGACTGATCGCCCAGCTGTGCGTGCCGGGATGCAGCTTATGGCGGCCGGCGGCGACTTTGCCGATGGCGTGATCGCTTACGGCGGACGCCAGCTGGGCGGCCAGCAGCTCGTCACGTTTGACCGAGACGCAGCACGGCTCCTGGCAGCAGCCGGTGAGCCGGTGCTTCTTCTTTGATCTCTTTCGTTGTGGTGATCCGGCAGGTCTCGATCTCAACCGGGGTGGCAGCCGGGCTCGGGTGTTCGACGGTCTGGATCGAACCCGTGTTTGTGTTCACCGGCACGCTGCTGAGCCTGGTGCTCGCCGGCACGGCTGTGGGCGGCTCAGCGGTTCTGCTGCTGCTGGTGTGGATGGTGGACCGGCTGGCGATGCCGATCCTGATCGAGCGCATGAGTGCCTGATTGCCTTAACATGAACAATTCATCGTGGCTGCCCGAAACCATCCAGAACTCCCCGCAGAGCGAGCCACAGAGCGGATAGCGGTGTTCATGACACCTACAGAAAAGGCTGTCTACGCCCACGACAGCGCCCATGCCGACACCCGTGCACTCGCTGAAGAGGAAGCACTGGAAGCCGCTCTGAAGCAGCTGGAACTCAGCACCAGCCGCACAGAACGGATCCTGGATGCGGCCTTGGCTGAAGTGCGAGCTGCTTTGAGCCCACAGGCCGCGTGATTCGCCCGGAAGCCTTGCTCGACGTCCAGGCGCCGGACGATCTGAACGCCAGGCTTGCCGTCACCCCTCCCGCTGTCATCCAAGGGCCAACTGGTCATTCCGGCACGGTTGCGGCTTCTGTTGGGGCTCCAGCCCGGCGACCGGCTGGCGTTGAGCCTGGAGCAGATGGACCCGGCGCTGTACGCCAAGCCATGAGCTTGCCCGTGGCGTTCGACACCAGGGTCTGCTGGCCATTCGCCATCTCCATCTGGAGCAGGAAGAGCTCGTGAAACGAGGCACCTCGCTCGCAGCGAGGACTGTGGGGCGAGGAGACCTTCATGGCGCGGACTCGATACCCCGTGACGCTGGATGGCGACGCTCTTTTGCGTGACGCCCTCGCAGACGACGAGACGTTCTGAAGTGGCGACTGCTCTCTGGCACTTGCAGCGGGCCGGCCGGGTGCTCCCCTGACCTGTTGACCATGCCATGACCATCCTGGTGACCGGCGGAGCCGGCTACATCGGCAGCCACACGGTGCGGGCCTTGCAACGGCAAGGCTTCTCCGTGGTGGTGCTCGACAACCTGGTGTACGGCCATGCCGACATCGTTGAGATCCTGGGGGTTCCCCTGGTGCAGGGCCAGGTGGGCGATCGGCCTCTGCTGGACCAGCTCCTGAGCGGAGACCATCCGGCCTGTGCTGGCGAGCCGATGGAGGCGGTGCTGCACTTTGCCGCTTACGCCTATGTGGGCGAGAGCGTGGCGGATCCGGCCAGGTATTACCGCAACAACCTGGGCGATTCACTCACTTTGCTGGAGGCTCTGCTGGCGGAGGGTCAGCGCCGTGGTGAGGCGCCGGTGCCGATTGTTTTTTCGAGCACCTGTGCCACCTACGGCATCCCGCAGCCCGACCAGATCCCGATTCGGGAGAGTTGCCCGCAGCGGCCGATCAACCCCTATGGCCGCAGCAAGCAGATGGTGGAGCAGCTGCTGGCGGATTTCGGCGAGGCCTACGGGCTGCCGAGCGTGATCTTCCGTTATTTCAATGCCGCCGGCGCCGATCCGGCCGGTGATCTGGGCGAAGACCATACGCCCGAAACCCACTTGATCCCGCTGGTGCTGGATGCGATCAGCGGCCGCCTCGCTGAGCTGCAGATCTATGGAGACGACTACCCCACCCCGGATGGCACCTGCATCCGTGATTACATCCATGTGTGTGATCTCGCCGATGCCCACGTTCTGGGGCTGCAACGGCTTCTGGCAGACAAGGGGCGGCACATCTACAACCTGGGCACTGGCACGGGTGCCTCGGTGCAGCAGGTGATTGATGCCGCGAAGGCCACCACCCAGCGGGGGCTGCTGACCCAGGTGGCACCACGCCGCCCCGGCGATCCACCTGTGCTGGTGGCGTCAGCTGAAAAAGCACAGATCGAGCTGGGC
Coding sequences within it:
- the galE gene encoding UDP-glucose 4-epimerase GalE, producing MTILVTGGAGYIGSHTVRALQRQGFSVVVLDNLVYGHADIVEILGVPLVQGQVGDRPLLDQLLSGDHPACAGEPMEAVLHFAAYAYVGESVADPARYYRNNLGDSLTLLEALLAEGQRRGEAPVPIVFSSTCATYGIPQPDQIPIRESCPQRPINPYGRSKQMVEQLLADFGEAYGLPSVIFRYFNAAGADPAGDLGEDHTPETHLIPLVLDAISGRLAELQIYGDDYPTPDGTCIRDYIHVCDLADAHVLGLQRLLADKGRHIYNLGTGTGASVQQVIDAAKATTQRGLLTQVAPRRPGDPPVLVASAEKAQIELGWRPRYPELSTILAHAWAWHQHRVWPKCVQH